Proteins encoded in a region of the Syntrophorhabdaceae bacterium genome:
- a CDS encoding AIPR family protein, translated as MSKYQTLVKILDELRKEAPAEYKRYYPIETNVDELNRARARAYIHLFLKVKFGLATFGEREMFITDDTFDGGIDGYYIDAEHKRIYFLQSKFRVSEENFENKNIDLEDLFNMELDRITKGERESSGGIPFNSKVQKLIDQIQQIDDYAKYRETVILLANLKDKYKPKIKSITVFPAQIYDYDRCYNELVFPVVSGTFFDPKELKITINVNSKSAGNRIDYYVDTAVKECNITVLFVPTIEIAKILYKYKNSVLKYNPRSYLELAAGSVNRRIQESITNISTNEFALYNNGITMLSDNTFYSDRIGKKGEAELIVTNPQIINGGQTAFTLSRIYEDRLKSVLSMELFNNKEVLLKVITFTEDNNGEINESQKLALIESISRATNDQTEVTEADRRSNEKVQIELQNSIFQDFGYFYERKRGEFGDGLRNKYIDRSKIIDREVFLRICLSINGNPGQSRRASTRQLFMKDIFGKTLCDLSQYRKYFFGYKAYEYLNEIQRSFEKDWNNRYGQAQYGYGLRYGKIAMVGIIAQRYDGSEGDTFEERVKEAAHEILGGWTQFEEHIKAQPENRTYFRRYTDPESGQEILEVNFDNYYKGRTLPGDLARFFG; from the coding sequence ATGAGCAAATATCAAACTTTGGTCAAGATATTAGATGAACTCAGAAAAGAAGCTCCGGCAGAGTACAAAAGATACTATCCGATAGAAACAAATGTGGACGAGCTAAATAGGGCAAGAGCGCGGGCGTATATACACCTCTTCTTGAAAGTCAAATTCGGTCTCGCCACTTTTGGCGAAAGAGAAATGTTCATAACAGATGATACCTTCGATGGTGGAATCGACGGCTACTATATAGATGCGGAACATAAACGGATATATTTTCTTCAGTCAAAATTCAGAGTTAGCGAAGAGAACTTCGAAAATAAAAACATAGATCTGGAAGACCTCTTCAATATGGAATTGGACCGAATCACGAAAGGCGAGAGGGAGAGTTCTGGAGGTATACCGTTCAACAGTAAGGTACAGAAGTTGATCGATCAAATTCAACAAATTGACGATTATGCAAAATACAGAGAAACGGTAATCCTCCTTGCTAACCTCAAAGACAAATATAAGCCCAAAATCAAGTCTATAACCGTGTTTCCTGCCCAGATTTATGATTACGATCGTTGCTACAATGAATTGGTTTTCCCTGTTGTCTCTGGGACCTTCTTTGACCCAAAAGAGCTAAAGATAACAATTAACGTGAACTCGAAGAGCGCGGGTAACAGGATAGATTATTATGTCGATACCGCGGTCAAAGAGTGCAATATAACGGTATTATTTGTGCCAACCATTGAAATTGCAAAGATTCTATATAAGTACAAAAATTCAGTCCTAAAGTATAATCCGAGAAGTTATCTGGAACTGGCGGCAGGATCAGTGAATAGGCGCATCCAGGAATCCATTACAAACATCAGTACAAATGAATTTGCCCTTTATAATAATGGGATCACCATGCTATCTGATAATACGTTCTATAGTGATAGGATTGGCAAAAAGGGAGAGGCAGAGCTAATCGTCACAAATCCACAGATAATAAACGGGGGCCAGACTGCGTTCACACTGAGCAGAATATACGAAGATCGACTGAAGTCTGTTCTATCTATGGAACTCTTTAACAATAAGGAAGTGTTGCTTAAGGTCATCACATTTACTGAAGACAATAACGGAGAAATTAATGAAAGCCAAAAGCTGGCGTTAATAGAATCGATATCGCGGGCAACGAATGATCAGACGGAAGTGACCGAGGCGGATCGGCGGTCCAATGAGAAAGTTCAAATAGAATTACAAAATAGCATCTTTCAAGACTTTGGCTATTTCTATGAAAGGAAAAGGGGCGAATTTGGTGATGGACTTCGCAACAAATACATAGACAGATCGAAAATCATCGATCGCGAGGTTTTCTTGCGAATTTGCCTGTCAATAAACGGCAATCCGGGACAGTCGAGAAGAGCCAGCACTCGTCAATTATTCATGAAAGATATTTTCGGGAAGACTTTGTGCGATCTGTCCCAGTATCGAAAGTACTTCTTCGGGTACAAAGCATACGAGTACTTAAACGAGATTCAAAGGTCATTTGAGAAAGACTGGAATAATAGATACGGACAGGCGCAATATGGATATGGATTACGATATGGAAAGATTGCTATGGTGGGGATTATCGCGCAACGCTACGACGGTAGCGAAGGCGACACTTTCGAAGAACGAGTCAAGGAAGCCGCGCATGAAATTTTAGGCGGGTGGACGCAATTTGAAGAGCACATAAAAGCCCAGCCCGAAAACAGGACTTATTTCCGACGGTATACCGATCCAGAGTCTGGCCAGGAAATTCTCGAAGTCAATTTTGATAACTATTATAAAGGCAGGACGCTTCCGGGCGATTTGGCGAGGTTTTTTGGATAG